One Phaeodactylum tricornutum CCAP 1055/1 PHATR_bd_32x35 genomic scaffold, whole genome shotgun sequence genomic window carries:
- the GDCT gene encoding glycine decarboxylase t-protein (Glycine decarboxylase T-protein, also called glycine cleavage system T-protein (GCST, GCVT). Catalyzes the formation of serine from two glycine with consequent production of CO2 and NH3. Part of the glycolate cycle (C2 cycle) in photorespiration.) — translation MSTRLIAKFKSSLTTRATLRKPALCVPPSRSFAAESENLVKTALYNVHKDLGGDMVPFAGYELPVLYKGENGGVMKEHLWCRADGKASLFDVSHMGQIRWHGKDRVAFLERVVVGDIASLKEGMGCLSLVTNEKGGIIDDTVITNAGDHVFMVVNGATKFGDMKHFEEQMAVFDGDVTMEYLEDSMQLLAVQGPGAAASVAKLLPSDFDMTRMPFMSGRPTTLDGVDGCRITRCGYTGEDGFEIAMPTEHAVSIASKLMEDSSVNPTGLGARDSLRLEAGLCLYGNDLNEDITPVEGVLGWTLGPAKSRRRTEGGFLGAEHILTPDGKLQKVNRKRVGIMGMKAPARDHTEIFDENGENKIGEVTSGTFSPCLKAPIAMGYVETASAKAGTPIMLKIRNKMQKAEITKMPFVESRYYRVPE, via the exons ATGTCCACCCGTCTTATTGCTAAATTCAAGTCGTCGTTGACGACTCGTGCTACGCTTCGTAAACCTGCACTTTGTGTCCCCCCGTCTCGATCATTTGCGGCAGAGTCAGAAAATCTGGTCAAGACTGCCCTGTACAACGTACACAAGGATCTAGGGGGAGACATGGTGCCGTTCGCGGGATACGAGTTGCCTGTCCTGTATAAGGGTGAAAATGGCGGAGTTATGAAGGAGCATTTGTGGTGCCGGGCAGACGGGAAGGCTTCGCTTTTTGACGTTTCTCACATGGGACAGATCCGCTGGCACGGCAAGGATCGTGTCGCCTTTCTAGAACGCGTCGTCGTGGGTGACATTGCCAGTCTCAAGGAAGGCATGGGATGCCTTTCCTTGGTAACAAACGAAAAAGGAGGAATCATCGATGACACCGTCATTACTAATGCGGGCGATCATGTTTTCATGGTTGTGAACGGAGCAACTAAGTTTGGTGATATGAAGCATTTCGAAGAACAAATGGCTGTGTTTGATGGCGATGTCACGATGGAGTACTTGGAGGACAGCATGCAGCTTTTAGCGGTACAAGGTCCTGGTGCCGCTGCATCGGTTGCCAAGCTTTTACCCTCTGACTTTGACATGACCCGCATGCCGTTTATGAGCGGACGCCCCACAACTTTGGATGGTGTCGACGGATGCCGCATTACTCG ATGCGGATACACCGGCGAAGACGGATTCGAAATCGCTATGCCTACTGAACATGCCGTCTCGATCGCTTCCAAGCTAATGGAAGATTCTTCCGTCAACCCCACTGGTCTCGGTGCCCGGGATTCGCTTCGTCTTGAAGCTGGGCTTTGTCTCTACGGCAACGATCTCAATGAAGACATCACTCCCGTCGAAGGCGTGCTAGGTTGGACTTTGGGACCTGCCAAAAGCCGCCGTCGGACAGAAGGTGGTTTCCTCGGGGCCGAACACATTTTAACCCCGGATGGCAAGCTGCAAAAGGTCAATCGCAAACGCGTCGGTATTATGGGTATGAAGGCCCCAGCCCGGGATCATACGGAGATTTTTGACGAAAACGGTGAAAATAAGATTGGCGAAGTCACTTCTGGTACCTTCAGTCCCTGCCTCAAGGCACCTATCGCCATGGGCTACGTTGAGACGGCCAGTGCCAAAGCTGGTACACCGATAATGCTCAAGATCCGCAATAAGATGCAAAAGGCTGAAATTACAAAGATGCCTTTTGTGGAGTCGCGGTACTACCGCGTGCCGGAGTAA
- the DXS gene encoding precursor of synthase DXS 1-deoxy-d-xylulose-5-phosphate synthase (DXS 1-deoxy-D-xylulose-5-phosphate synthase: first step in MEP pathway, formation of DOXP from pyruvate and glyceraldehyde-3-phosphate) — MRLSSALFLLITPTVAAFAPRASLLVRKTNTFVKAEGTNGGGSGPPFSGPAVKPILDSVKYPSDMKNLDMRQLKQLANELRWEVLESVSKTGGHLSSSLGVNELTVALHYVFDMPEDDIIWDVSHQCYPHKILTGRRDRMSTLRQSGGISGFCKRKESEYDSFGAGHSSTSISVAQGMSIGKSILNKRQNNCIAVIGDGAITGGMAYEAMNSAGYLKNRMIVILNDNGQVSLPTGTPSAGGIVPASQLSTYTSNLLVSKPFQDFRMFAKNFNKLLPEGVQDVNKRIDEYARGIVAGGTLFEELGFFYVGPVDGHDLDNLIPILEKLRDSPSTKPVLLHVKTTKGYGYPPAEQASDRMHGVAKFNLGTGKQIKSKKPIAPSLTSIFANALIDAATEDRSIVGITAAMPGGTGMDIFGRRFPKRTFDVGIAEQHAVTMGAGMACEGLKPFVCIYSTFMQRGYDQVVHDVAIQNLPVRMVLDRAGLVGNDGPTHHGCYDLSYMGCIPNLIIMAPSDEVELRNMVATQAAFNDGPTVLRYPRGTGYGLETLKNTFGYTFEGDEIPTKGEVLPIGKGRIVRRPGGFNQNQSSTRGKSRKDRVAVLSLGTRLHEALVAAKEVEDIDPTLGVTVADGRFMKPLDVDLVRELADEHSVLITIEEGSIGGFGDHVLHFLSLDGILDDGELKFRPMVIPDTLFEAGTQYEQYEQAGLNSEHIRGTILRLTKRLQVPQLQD; from the coding sequence TCCGTCTGATATGAAAAATCTTGACATGAGGCAACTCAAGCAGCTAGCCAACGAACTCCGTTGGGAAGTCCTGGAATCCGTGTCCAAAACAGGAGGTCACTTGAGCTCAAGTCTCGGAGTTAACGAACTCACTGTTGCCTTGCATTATGTTTTCGATATGCCGGAAGACGACATTATTTGGGATGTTTCCCACCAATGTTATCCGCACAAAATTCTCACTGGGCGCCGGGATCGTATGTCGACACTTCGTCAATCGGGTGGTATTTCCGGTTTCTGTAAGCGTAAAGAGTCCGAGTACGACTCATTCGGCGCAGGACACTCGTCGACGTCTATCTCAGTAGCCCAGGGAATGAGTATTGGAAAATCCATACTCAACAAACGACAAAACAACTGCATTGCCGTTATTGGAGACGGAGCAATTACCGGCGGTATGGCCTACGAAGCCATGAACTCGGCAGGATATTTGAAAAATCGCATGATTGTTATTCTCAACGACAACGGCCAAGTCAGCTTGCCGACAGGTACACCGAGTGCTGGAGGTATCGTCCCCGCATCACAACTTTCTACCTACACATCAAACCTGCTGGTTTCCAAGCCATTCCAAGATTTCCGTATGTTTGCCAAGAATTTTAACAAACTTTTACCTGAAGGTGTCCAAGACGTCAACAAGCGCATTGATGAGTACGCTCGCGGTATTGTTGCTGGGGGGACCTTGTTTGAGGAACTTGGGTTCTTCTACGTTGGCCCTGTTGACGGTCATGATCTCGACAATCTTATTCCTATTTTGGAAAAACTACGCGATAGCCCCAGCACAAAACCCGTCTTGCTACATGTCAAGACAACCAAGGGATACGGCTACCCACCCGCCGAGCAAGCAAGCGATCGTATGCACGGTGTTGCCAAGTTTAATCTCGGAACCGGAAAGCAaatcaaatcgaaaaagcCTATTGCTCCTAGTCTCACATCCATTTTCGCGAATGCTTTGATTGATGCGGCCACTGAAGACCGATCAATTGTAGGAATTACTGCTGCTATGCCTGGTGGTACCGGCATGGATATTTTTGGACGCAGGTTTCCCAAGCGTACGTTTGACGTTGGGATTGCTGAACAACACGCTGTGACCATGGGCGCCGGTATGGCCTGCGAAGGTCTCAAGCCCTTTGTTTGTATCTACTCGACCTTCATGCAACGTGGGTACGACCAGGTTGTGCACGATGTCGCAATTCAAAACCTTCCTGTGCGGATGGTCTTGGACCGTGCTGGCTTGGTTGGTAACGATGGTCCCACTCACCATGGTTGCTATGATCTCAGCTACATGGGCTGTATTCCAAACTTGATTATTATGGCACCTAGTGACGAGGTTGAACTAAGAAATATGGTAGCGACGCAAGCCGCCTTTAATGACGGTCCTACTGTCCTCCGATACCCCCGCGGTACCGGATACGGTCTGGAAACTCTCAAGAATACCTTCGGCTATACTTTCGAGGGTGACGAAATTCCTACAAAAGGAGAAGTTTTGCCAATCGGAAAAGGCCGCATTGTTCGTCGTCCGGGTGGATTTAATCAGAATCAATCGTCCACGCGAGGAAAGTCTCGAAAGGATCGCGTGGCAGTGTTGTCGCTGGGAACTCGCCTTCATGAAGCATTGGTTGCTGCAAAGGAAGTTGAAGATATTGATCCGACATTGGGGGTAACAGTCGCAGATGGGCGTTTCATGAAACCGTTGGATGTCGACTTAGTCCGAGAATTGGCTGACGAACATTCAGTCTTGATTACGATCGAAGAAGGCAGTATTGGTGGATTCGGTGATCACGTCCTGCATTTCTTGTCTCTGGACGGTATTCTGGACGACGGGGAGCTCAAATTCCGACCCATGGTTATTCCCGACACCCTCTTTGAAGCCGGTACACAGTACGAGCAATACGAACAAGCAGGGCTAAATTCGGAGCACATTCGTGGCACGATTTTACGGCTCACCAAAAGACTTCAAGTTCCGCAATTGCAGGACTAG